From Oenococcus sicerae, the proteins below share one genomic window:
- a CDS encoding DUF5626 family protein has protein sequence MIYDLQNNQSQSFQGVDDQGNSESITITPDAVNQNSNNYMILAVSLANRSYTISKNGLGWSVSYHISVNNNHITSAYGLKASASLGSLRDSHLSRISNREARWTADHMLPVVSTNISCTAIISNSQLLVS, from the coding sequence TTGATTTATGATTTACAGAATAATCAAAGCCAGAGTTTTCAAGGTGTGGATGATCAGGGAAATAGTGAGAGCATTACAATCACTCCTGACGCCGTTAATCAAAACAGCAATAATTATATGATACTAGCAGTCAGTTTAGCCAATCGTAGCTATACCATCAGTAAGAATGGCTTAGGTTGGTCAGTTAGCTATCATATTAGCGTTAACAATAATCACATCACAAGTGCTTACGGTTTGAAAGCCTCTGCTTCTTTAGGCAGTTTACGGGATTCGCATCTGAGCCGCATAAGCAATCGTGAAGCTCGTTGGACCGCTGACCACATGCTGCCTGTTGTCTCAACAAACATCTCCTGTACAGCGATAATTTCTAATAGTCAATTACTGGTCTCTTAG
- a CDS encoding helix-turn-helix domain-containing protein produces the protein MAEFNIVPENSVLSAMFTNRSTMDKIFFKKREYLMAKGQELKAQRQKNGLSQTQVARHLNVTRQTISSWERGRTLPDSNSLQKLSKLYHEEGTTEAVAPVAQIDNRQTDEGLLLLMCALVSLIIMPLGLIAAPILIKRNKASNRYYRLIYLISIVSLLTNLLILAAIIADRFNWGITSYH, from the coding sequence ATGGCTGAGTTTAATATCGTTCCTGAGAACTCTGTGTTGTCAGCCATGTTTACAAACCGTTCTACAATGGATAAAATATTTTTTAAAAAGAGGGAGTATTTGATGGCCAAGGGGCAAGAGCTAAAAGCACAAAGGCAGAAAAATGGTTTATCCCAAACGCAAGTAGCTCGGCATTTAAATGTCACGCGTCAAACCATTTCTAGTTGGGAACGGGGCCGGACCCTACCTGATTCAAATAGTCTCCAAAAGCTCAGTAAACTTTATCATGAGGAGGGTACGACAGAAGCAGTTGCGCCTGTTGCTCAGATTGATAATCGGCAGACCGACGAAGGCTTGCTCTTATTAATGTGTGCTTTAGTGTCTTTGATCATTATGCCCTTGGGCTTGATAGCAGCTCCGATCCTGATCAAGCGAAATAAAGCCAGCAATCGTTACTACCGTTTGATCTATCTCATTTCTATTGTTTCTTTGCTTACTAATTTATTAATCTTAGCTGCAATCATTGCGGATCGATTCAACTGGGGAATTACTAGCTACCACTAA
- a CDS encoding MFS transporter: MSNLSDVQKKFFINVLLATSFTFSISQSAMTTIYPTLMKHFSVPISSVQWLTTGFMLIMVLMMPLSPWFLKNINFKAFLLSLQAIFIIGTVIAVTASNFALLMVGRLLEGIAVGLLFPSFQSVILSITPIEKRSIQMGSVGLVMGSALAVGPIVSGVILQIFNWQAVFGFFLLILVVLFFLSLKFIKNVIPKEPYRFDLLSSVTLIGLLMILYALQTMITGLSLWLIIMLVAGIVLFAYFIRRQLTLQEPLLDIRVLKNTAFRLGMFLTAGSYIALIVTTVLMPLYFQKILAINALWSGLLMVPAAVSLSILNRRSATVLNRFGLKRTMTIGSGMIFTGFFGLFATSNLKLWLLAVIFAALVESGNAFMMMPAVTYANNALKDDLIPHGTALITTVRQIAGVIGVLIISQILVTISSPAQVSIHGMMVSFAVCAVFAAVLLSLVLNIKNTKNA, from the coding sequence ATGTCGAATTTATCCGATGTCCAAAAGAAGTTCTTTATTAATGTTTTATTAGCAACTAGTTTTACGTTTTCAATCAGCCAATCCGCAATGACGACGATCTATCCGACCCTAATGAAACATTTTTCGGTGCCGATATCCAGCGTTCAATGGCTAACAACAGGCTTTATGCTGATCATGGTCTTAATGATGCCTTTGTCGCCCTGGTTTTTAAAAAATATCAATTTTAAAGCTTTTTTGCTTAGCTTGCAGGCCATCTTTATTATTGGCACTGTGATTGCCGTGACAGCCAGCAATTTTGCTTTGCTGATGGTCGGGCGTTTGCTTGAAGGCATTGCAGTCGGTTTATTGTTTCCAAGTTTTCAATCAGTCATTTTATCAATTACACCGATTGAAAAACGTTCTATACAAATGGGCTCGGTCGGTTTAGTGATGGGTTCAGCTTTAGCCGTTGGCCCGATCGTTTCCGGCGTCATCCTGCAAATCTTTAATTGGCAAGCCGTTTTCGGCTTTTTCCTACTAATCCTGGTCGTCCTTTTCTTCTTATCGTTAAAGTTCATCAAAAACGTTATACCTAAAGAACCCTACCGCTTCGATCTGCTCTCATCCGTTACACTGATCGGTCTATTAATGATTCTATACGCGCTGCAAACGATGATAACCGGCCTGTCCTTGTGGCTGATCATCATGCTAGTTGCGGGTATTGTCCTTTTTGCTTACTTTATACGCCGGCAGTTAACACTGCAGGAACCCCTACTCGATATCCGTGTGCTTAAAAACACCGCCTTTCGTTTGGGCATGTTTTTAACTGCTGGATCTTACATTGCTTTGATTGTCACAACCGTCTTAATGCCCTTGTACTTCCAAAAAATTCTCGCTATCAATGCTTTATGGTCAGGACTGTTAATGGTTCCAGCCGCTGTTAGTTTGAGTATTTTAAATCGCCGTTCAGCAACGGTTTTGAATCGTTTTGGACTGAAAAGAACTATGACGATCGGATCGGGCATGATTTTCACGGGCTTTTTCGGTCTTTTTGCAACATCCAACTTAAAGCTTTGGTTGTTAGCAGTCATTTTTGCCGCCTTAGTTGAATCAGGCAACGCTTTTATGATGATGCCAGCCGTCACCTATGCCAATAATGCCTTAAAAGATGACTTAATTCCGCACGGCACTGCTTTGATCACAACCGTGCGCCAAATCGCTGGTGTTATTGGCGTCTTGATTATCAGCCAAATATTGGTGACCATATCTAGTCCAGCTCAAGTTTCAATTCATGGCATGATGGTCAGCTTTGCTGTTTGTGCAGTCTTTGCCGCTGTGCTGCTGTCACTTGTGTTAAACATCAAGAATACTAAGAATGCCTGA